A genomic window from Carassius auratus strain Wakin chromosome 45, ASM336829v1, whole genome shotgun sequence includes:
- the LOC113063307 gene encoding sodium/bile acid cotransporter 4-like yields the protein MESSNSEPSAYASTAALMQLLNFTEDPVSFSESPSMAGLRATEEPLSLVLSSFRTDAAPAGLLAGPFSPSEEPTHLIVAFWDSPLSHGINVFVGFVLCFTMLGLGCTVELSQLGEHIRKPIGVLLAVVCQFVLMPLIAFLLALTFSLNDVAAVAVLLCGCCPGGNLSNILSLLVNGEMNLSIIMTISSTILALVLMPLCLWMYSRAWINTPVVNLLPFGAIILTLCSTLIPIGFGVWLRYRYTRVAEIIIKVSLWSLLVTLLMLFIMTGTMLGPELLATIPASVYLVAVLMPMAGYAAGYGLATLFDLPPNSRRTVSLETGCQNVQLCTAILKLAFPPQLMGGMYMFPLLYALFQAAEAGIFILAYHMYRKEVLHKQDLTEDADDDSNISYKRMKEEDLPFDSTYGAVTESDPNVIVLESRDGAGSPTAV from the exons ATGGAGAGCTCCAACAGCGAGCCGAGCGCCTACGCGTCCACCGCAGCGCTCATGCAACTTCTGAACTTCACAGAGGATCCAGTCAGCTTCTCCGAGAGTCCTTCCATGGCAGGGTTGCGAGCCACAGAAGAGCCTCTTTCACTTGTGCTCAGCAGCTTCAGGACTGACGCGGCTCCAGCGGGGCTCCTGGCGGGTCCGTTCTCGCCCTCCGAAGAGCCCACTCACCTGATTGTGGCTTTCTGGGATTCACCCTTGAGTCACGGGATTAACGTGTTTGTAGGCTTTGTCCTGTGCTTCACCATGCTGGGGCTGGGCTGCACGGTGGAGCTCAGTCAGCTGGGCGAGCACATCCGAAAGCCCATAGGAGTCCTGCTGGCGGTGGTGTGCCAGTTTGTCCTCATGCCCCTCATCGCCTTCCTCCTGGCTCTGACCTTCTCCCTAAACGATGTGGCCGCTGTGGCCGTGCTGCTGTGCGGCTGCTGCCCTGGAGGAAACCTCTCCAACATCCTGTCACTGCTGGTCAACGGAGAGATGAACCTCAG CATCATCATGACCATCTCATCCACTATTCTGGCTCTCGTTCTCATGCCTCTGTGTCTGTGGATGTACAGTCGCGCGTGGATCAACACACCCGTGGTGAACCTTCTGCCCTTCGGTGCGATCATTCTCACACTCTGCAGCACTCTCATTCCCATCGGGTTCGGGGTCTGGCTCAGATACCGCTATACTCGAGTGGCCGAAATCATCATCAAG GTGTCTCTGTGGTCTCTTCTGGTCACTCTGCTGATGCTCTTCATCATGACTGGAACTATGCTGGGTCCGGAGCTGCTGGCCACCATCCCTGCCTCTGTCTACCTGGTGGCCGTACTCATGCCCATGGCTGGCTATGCGGCAGGATACGGCCTTGCAACACTCTTTGATCTCCCTCCCAACAGTCGGAGGACTGTGTCTTTAGAGACGGGCTGTCAGAACGTACAGCTGTGCACGGCCATCCTGAAGCTGGCGTTCCCTCCACAGCTGATGGGAGGCATGTATATGTTTCCTCTGCTGTACGCGCTCTTCCAGGCAGCAGAAGCTGGCATCTTCATTCTGGCTTACCACATGTACAGGAAAGAGGTATTACATAAACAGGACCTCACGGAGGATGCTGATGATGATTCAAACATATCCTACAAGAGAATGAAGGAAGAAGACTTGCCGTTTGATTCTACGTATGGTGCGGTAACAGAGAGCGACCCCAATGTCATCGTGCTGGAGTCACGGGATGGTGCTGGAAGCCCCACAGCTGTATAA
- the LOC113063308 gene encoding zygote arrest protein 1-like: MATYCNETVDNYLYSSYNPYSYKYPKFKSWRQKAYFANYGEGEPCYDNYHRAQLKSILSQINPNLTPRLRKANTKDVGIQVNPKTDASIQCSLGPRTLLAQKRDALRRRRQEVQVPGSPISGGVRFPRTHAVYSPVESRRLVSLFREEEKDTEPEAPETVDNTEKAESAEKDECREGEESEPLSPEENENKQTETGEQKSDETVKTGQDEARFKARVRFQFLEQKYGFYHCKDCNLRWESAYVWCVQGTNKVYFKQFCRTCQKSFNPYRVEDITCQTCKKSRCTCSVTSRHVDPKRPHRQDLCGRCKGKRLSCDSTFSFKYII; encoded by the exons ATGGCTACATATTGTAACGAGACAGTCGACAACTATCTTTACTCTTCTTATAACCCTTATTCCTACAAATACCCCAAGTTCAAGAGCTGGAGGCAGAAAGCTTACTTCGCCAACTACGGTGAAGGTGAGCCCTGCTACGATAATTACCACAGAGCGCAACTGAAGTCCATCTTATCTCAGATCAACCCCAACCTCACCCCTCGTCTGAGGAAAGCTAACACCAAAGACGTGGGGATCCAGGTAAACCCGAAGACCGACGCGTCCATCCAGTGCTCCCTGGGCCCACGGACGCTTCTGGCTCAGAAGCGTGATGCCCTTCGCCGGCGGCGACAGGAGGTCCAGGTCCCGGGGAGCCCCATCAGCGGCGGCGTCCGGTTCCCGCGCACTCACGCCGTTTACTCTCCGGTCGAGTCCAGGAGACTAGTGTCCCTCTtcagagaggaggagaaggacACGGAGCCTGAGGCCCCTGAGACGGTGGACAACACCGAGAAGGCGGAGAGTGCGGAGAAAGACGAGTGCAGAGAGGGCGAGGAGAGCGAACCGCTTAGTCCCgaggaaaatgaaaacaaacagacgGAAACCGGTGAGCAGAAGAGCGACGAGACGGTGAAAACCGGACAAGACGAAGCCAGATTCAAGGCTCGAGTGAGGTTCCAG TTTTTAGAGCAGAAGTATGGCTTCTATCACTGCAAAGACTGCAACCTACGCTGGGAAAGTGCTTATGTGTGGTGTGTCCAAGGCACAAACAAG GTGTATTTCAAGCAGTTTTGCAGAACATGTCAGAAGTCATTCAACCCCTACCGTGTTGAGGACATAACCTGTCAG ACTTGTAAGAAATCTCGCTGCACGTGTTCGGTTACATCACGTCATGTGGACCCCAAAAGACCTCACAGACAGGACCTGTGCGGCCGCTGCAAAGGCAAGCGTCTCTCCTGTGACAGCACATTCAGCTTCAAATACATCATCTAG